The Salvelinus alpinus chromosome 22, SLU_Salpinus.1, whole genome shotgun sequence DNA window tagtGGAAATTAGCTCTGTGCATATCAGTATTTGTACATTTAACACAAGTTTAAGGGCAGAAATGTTATTTGGGAAAGCTGAGAAGACTACTTGGAGTTGCTTTATTTGTAAAGAGGAACCAAAAGGGGTTTGTGCAGCGTGATATCGGTAGGACTATTTTTACAGAGAAAAAAAGAACATGCATTTCATCATTTATTAAATGAAAGGGGGAGGTGTCTCCTCTTCTGTGATTGGCCCCAAGGGCAGAGGCTCCACCTGGAAGGGAATTGGCTCTCACCTATGCTCTGACCTGTCCTGCTGTCCGGGTGGTTTACCACAATATAGACTGAAGACCACTGACTTTGGGTGTTAAAGAGATTtaagttaatgtgtgtgtgtgtgtgtgtgtatatatatatatatgtgtatatatatgtacatatatatgtatgtatatatatgtacatatatatgtatgtatatatatgtattaaAATGAATTTTAACTAAAAAGAATGACCAAACCATGCCTTTGTATTGCTGCACTGTACATCTCCATTTTCatatttaaatattttgtgtgtgtgtgtatatatagatgATGTTGCAGTCTGAATGTGGAGATCTTGCTCAGGAGTATGGCTTCTGGAATAAACCATAGACTGTGTAAAAAATATCAACCAAACAGACTGGAATGTCATCGGTGTCTAATTCAGTAGGGCACAATGTACCAAAAAGTTTTGCAatagaaaacaaaaatgtgctttatttttggacacatTCAGGTAGAAACTCCCCATTTCAAAACGTTTTCTCCCATTCTGTGCCTACCAAACACGACCCAGGGCCCAGTGGTCAGTTTCTTCTGCTCAGAGTCTTTGTTCAGGGCAAGTGTCACTGTCTTTCAGACTTGGAGGCTGCTCCTCTGCAGTGGTGGAGTCTCTGTGGCTTTGCCGCACTCTCATTATCGTGTACACACCCCTCAGAAAGAAAATGACAGCGATGGCTGAGAAGTAGCTTCCATAAATGATGAACTGCAAGAAAGAGTGGAGAGAGGTATGTTTTTTCCCCCTTATTCTTCAGTTGTAGGGCTAGCAAGCAGGTATTTTTGTCCTGTGACACTTGAACTGTTAACTCACCTGTGGGATGATGCCCAAGCCAAGCCCCCTGCCATCCACCACAACGGATGTGATGATAGTCTGAAGGACCAAAGCCCCAAAGTTGTTTGCTCCGAAGATCAGTGCATATCTCTCCATAGAGAGCTCAGTAGCAATTTGGAACCTGGGAGGAAAGAGGGCACATGTTTTTCCCTCTATCAAATATTAAAGGtaaatttttttacatttcagatCTATAAAGGGGTCCACGTCCCaggccattttttttatttttaagatcCAGCTATATCCCACAATCTAAAATTAATAGAATAAATAGGTAAACACCATGGGGCTGATTCAGACCTAAGTTATGTGAACGCAAATGGAACATTTCTCTACTCCACATTTTTCAGCCAGGTATTCGTTCATAGTGGAGATCACAGAAATTCTGGTTTGACAGAGGTATGTCTACAGATATCCTTCTGACCACCACCTTCACGCATGATGAAACGATGAATGGCGTTGAGCAACCTGTCTTCTGAGAAACATCTAGGCCTACTTAATTTTTTCCCCAatagaaataacaccattctccatgcactgtaatttacaaatTAATGAGCGCTAGGTAGATGAGTAAGTTGTTTGgataaggggattgtaaatatatTTTGCCCTATGATTGCTGGAGACAAATGTaaaaccagtcatatggcagaAAACTAGGATATATCAATTTTCCCACTGAGGCTTATGAAATGCTGGCCTTATAACCTGCAGGGATGCAATTTGGAGACTCAAACTATCGGCATCTGTAGACATGCGCAAATGACAGTATAGCGCCAAACCTACCAAGTTGATTTATGATTTctagaatgttttaattataCGCCCTGACTTTTCACTGTATTTCTTTACAATTTGTATTGTGTTTAAATATTTGCCACAATCGGTAGCCATCGTCAGTTATACCAATACATTTATAACTCACTTGAGTGTTAGTTTCtttacattttgcatcattccattgCTTATTTACCATTCATCTGTCACATTTGTGTGGTTGTTCCTGAGGAATAGTAGACCATATTAGGCTAACGTATTACAAATAGTAATGTAGtctatttgaatcattatggaacgCAGACCACATGTAGCCGTTTTAAACCTGGAGCATGGTTCACGACTGGACCTTTGTcatcacagttccatgattaTTGGGGATTATTAAGgatacaagatcagagtatttttaaatttaccaattggtgctgaaaaggaGATGAATACGAGTGTATTTACaaggctttctttcattgatccctaatattctgaacgTTCTCTCCATATTATACTCTAGTGACTCTGTGGAGAGAATTGAAATTAAAGCTACCccaaatttaaagggatggcattagataaatgtactgaaaactgtattgaatgaaaactccacgagGAAATGTTTGGCCTGCAAGTAGGAGGGTTTTCAGCGGTTGAATGAAATGTATTCAGCGTATGCAAGTGAACCACGCCTGCAAATCCagcataaggtaagtctgaatagtAACTATTGAGAAGTGCGTAGAAAAGGCGTAGTAGTTTGAATCGGGCCCCATGTAATTATCTTTTCCATTAATTTGGGCATGAGATGTTTAACTAGCTCGATCTACATAACCAATAGTGTGGGATGGGCACTCATATATTGACGTTAGACAACTTTGGAGGTATGAAAACATCTGATTTAGGAGTGTGAGGTCCATGTAACAATTGAACATCAAAAGGGAATTTCTAAATGTGAAATAAGGCATATTGTTCTTCAGACGGCAGTAATTCTCAATTTATCATTACAGTATTTGCACTCACATGGCTATGGTGATAAGCAGCATGTAGAGGCATTTGAAGACAATGTAGCCAGCGTAGCAGGCCCAGATGTTGGCTGTGAAAGTCATTGTGAAAAGGGCTGCAGCTCCCAGGCCAGAGAATGAACCCAGAGCCAACTCTCCCCACTGGGCCCAATCCACCTGGGTGAAACCAATACCATAGGCCGTCGCTGCTCCTGCAAGAAACACAGTGCGCTGAGCCCTAACATTTTACATTACGTTGCTATATACCTTTgtgaggggggcggcaggtagcctagtggttagagcattggacttgtaaccgaaaggttgcaagattgagtcCCAGAGCTGACGAGGTTAAAAactgtcgctctgcccctgaacaaggcagttaacccactgttcctaggctgtcattgaaaataagtatatgttcttaactgacttgcctagttaaataaaattaaaaaggtgttagactgttgatgattgattaTTAAAGCCTGACAAGCATCTACAAAAAACAGATGGTCATGTGTCCTGTTTGAGATGGTTTACTTGAGAGAATAAAGGGACGTTCTTGAGTTATGCATGCTGTCTTTATCCTTTAGTCGTATACGCGCTCCAGCCAATAGGAGACCAGCTGACCCTATATAttggagcaccccctatccagcAGCCTCCCTTAAAGTCTTCAGCGAGACCCTGGTGGCCGGCAGAGCCTGAAGCCACCTCCGCTCCACTCGTAGAACTGTAGTTACATACCAAGTAAATATTGTTCTATATCGTGGAGCTCCGCCCCTTAGGGGGGGATTTGCACCTGTTGGTTTAGGGTAGGGCAGAGCAGAGCGAGCCGGAATGTACTCCCTGCCGGTGCTAACACTTCCCACATAAAGAAAAGATCAGGCCCAGCTGTGGCTGTGACTGAGTCACAGACTGtgctctctgctactgcacagtaagcggtaccggagcgccaagtctaggtccaagaagcttctaaacagcttctacctccaagccatgagactcctgaacatctaatcaaatggcttcccagactatttgcattgcccccccccccccccccccctcttctacgctgctgctactctctgttatctatgtatagtcactttaataactctacctacatgtacatattacctaaattacctcgactaaccggtgcctcccTCCGCACATTGACGCTAGGTGCCACTTGCACCTAACTTTGCCTCACTGGGTGGTTCTGGCCTGGCAAAGGACGTGGGTCGCAGTCAGAACCGACTCGAACTGCGCACACAATGTTTCCAACTCATCAGCAAcagcaactcgctgttggctgggctccctgcctgtgccattaaacccctacaactcatccagaacgccgcagcccgtctggtgttcaactttcccaagttctctcacgtcaccccgctcctccgctctctccactggcttccagttgaagctcgcatccgctacaagaccatggtgcttgcctacggagctgtgaggggaacggcacctccgtaccttcaggctctgatcaggccctacacccaaacaagggcactgcgttcatccacctctggcctgctcgcctccctacctctgaggaagtacagttcccgctcagcccagtcaaaactgttcgctgctctggcaccccaatggtggaacaaactccctcacgacgccaggtcagcggagtcaatcaccaccttccggagacacctgaaaccccacctctttaaggaatacctaggataggataaagtaatccttctaaacccccccccccttaaaagagttagatgcactattgtaaagtggttgttccactggatatcataaggtgaatgcaccaatttgtaagtcgctctggataagagcgtctgctaaatgacttaaatgtaaatgtaaatgtttcctgGCAGCGCCAGGAAATGGGTCTATAGCGTTGTTGGCTACTCACCAAATAGGTTGGACACAGCTTCCACCCCTCCATTGTAGACTGTGAAGTTCTGGGATGGCTCTACGTGCTGCCACAGCACCTGAACATAGTTGATTGTCTGGTTATAGCCACAGGTGGCAAGTGCCCACCACACTGACCAGTACAGCAGCTCCCTGGTAGAGTAACACTGGAGGAAGTCTCTCCACAGCTGGATAAGAACCTGGCTGCAGCTCCTAGTTCTCACTGGCTCCTCAGGGGACTCTTCCATTTCCCCATCACCTGCACACATGTCCTCTCTTCCTAGGGCCTCTGGTAGTTCTTGGGCGTCCATTTCTTCTACATTTCCAGTTTCATGCCTCTCCTGACTCCGATGGAAGAACATGCTTCTCTGTGGCATTGGCAGGAAGAGGGAAGTCACCAGGGCGATGGAGATCAACACCAGGGTAAGTACCAGGTTGTTGTTGTAGGACATGAGGTTGAAACTGACCAGCAGCTGTCCCAGCACAGATCCCATTGTGTAGCCTAGCAGCTGTACACTACGGCAGTAGGATGTAGCTTTGCGGTAGTGTTTCAGCTCCACTATGCTGTAGATGTATGAAAAGTAGGCCACCTCGCTGGCTGTCACCACGGCGTAGGCAAACTGCATTGCCTGCATGGCTGCCACTCCCTGCAGCCAGAGCAGCATTGCTGTGGTAACAAAGAGGTTGATGCACTGGAACACCACGACGGGCTTGTAGCGCAGCCAATCGGTGAGCAGGAAGACGGGCACCAGCACAGCCAGGTAGGAGTATGTCCACACAGGGAAAATCTCATTGGTCACCTGAGGTAAATGATAATGATGTCAAAGACTAGTGGTGCGTTCATATCGGTAAGTCTGATAAATTAATAATTCCCGAGTCAGAAAGACCCACTAGAATGACCCTCCAAATCGGAGTTCCAAGTGGGAAACTCAGACCAGAATGAATGATGATGCCTGACCTTTCACCTTCAGATCAAAAGATGGCAGACACAGCCATTTACAACCTTAATAATGTGTCCAATAGTCTATGGCTTGACACATTGTCAACGTAAGCAAGCTAATTCATTTATTAGCAACCTTATCTTGCTTAGCCATCTAGTTTCTCATTAGTTTAATAACTTTTCAGATTTCAAGCACTCAAATGCATTCATGATGACATCCAGAGTTCACCAATTGGGAGCTATGAGTTCCCGAAAAGCATTGGAACGCACCATCATTGGACCCTACCAAGAATACTTTATTTATATTTCTTCACTTCATGCAATACATTGCACAATTTTTTTATCAAGCAGGCAATAAAGGGATCATAACCCCTGGTACATTGACTCACAATGATTAGGGTAACACTTTACCTGACAGCAGCGTCATAACACATTGAcacagtcataaccatgtcataatatgttataacctgtcataatatggtcatgaCACATACAgcatatttagacctgttgtgacatattgcgttattttatggctggttatgacacctacataagagtgtcaaaacctaccacacaaggcaaaacattgcATTTCTTTGTCATAGCCAACTTGTCAAAGGTATGCCCCTTGTTAAATATTTTCTGAAATTGACCGTATTAAATTACCATTGTAATTGCTCAcaaattgatgtcagacatgcacctaccacaatgctctgttgctgatgactgggatgaatgcaggagcagatttcaggagaaGTATTGATGACTCTTTTTGATTGATGAGTGACATAAGGGCATTTACGTGATGGGcttatctggcttatatgattatgttGGTCATAATGCTTCTAGACAGTgtcaaagtgtattttcttagtccaagtaaagtgacacaggaggGTCAAAAGGCTTCTTGACAGTGTATTTTAGTTATTTAAAATCGATGAAAAAAGCATGATAGTGAAcagaattcattacaacaacaaatTACTTGAGAAACAAATGTTCAaatgaaaggaaacttcttggctgGGAAAAAACCTAttgttttgacactcttatgtagttATCaaaaccagccataaaataacgcaatatattCACAACTGGTCACactatatgggtcatgacagtgttatgaccatattatgacaggttgttgcaagttatgtcagctgttatgacatattaagACATGGTTATGACTGTATCATAAtgtgttatgacgctgggtgtcaacTAAAGTGTTACCATGATTAGAAATACAGATTGGTATGGTATTGGTTGAGATTATGAATATAAATCAATTGCTTtacaaagaacccgatggtcactctgatagagctccagagctcctctgtggagatgggagaaccttccagaaggacaaccgtctctgcagcactccaccaatcaggcctttttggtagagtggccagacggaagccactcctcagtaaaaggcacatgacagcccgcttggagtttgccaaaaggtacctaaaagactctgaccacgagaaacaaattctctggtctaatgaaatcctgaatgccaagtgtcacatctggaggaaacctggtaccatccctacggtgaagcatggtggtggcagcaggatcgagggaaagatgaacagagcaaagtacagagagatccttgatgaaaacctgctccagagcactcaggacctcagactgtgccgaaggttcaccttccaacaggacaatgaccctaagcacacagccaagacaacgccggagtggctttgggacaaggctctgaatgtccttgagtggcgtagccagagcccggacttgaacccaatcgaacatctctggagagacctgaaaacagctgtgcagccacgctccccatccaatctgacagagcttgagaggatctgcagagaagaatgggagaaactccccaagtacacctgtgccaagcttgtagcgtcatacctaagaaaactcaaggctgtaatcgctgccaaaggtgcttcaacaaagtactgggtaaagggtctaaatacttatgtgatatttcctttttttatatacattggCAAAAAATgctaaactgtttttgctttgtcattatggagtattgtttgtagattgacgttacaaaatgtgtaaaaagtcaaggggtctgaatactttctaaatgcacCGT harbors:
- the slc19a3a gene encoding thiamine transporter 2 — translated: MKLCGDTGDYLFGSVRMEALKRWRAGWGYPTTLLCIYGFFSTVKPIEPFLIPYLTGPDKNLTVEKVTNEIFPVWTYSYLAVLVPVFLLTDWLRYKPVVVFQCINLFVTTAMLLWLQGVAAMQAMQFAYAVVTASEVAYFSYIYSIVELKHYRKATSYCRSVQLLGYTMGSVLGQLLVSFNLMSYNNNLVLTLVLISIALVTSLFLPMPQRSMFFHRSQERHETGNVEEMDAQELPEALGREDMCAGDGEMEESPEEPVRTRSCSQVLIQLWRDFLQCYSTRELLYWSVWWALATCGYNQTINYVQVLWQHVEPSQNFTVYNGGVEAVSNLFGAATAYGIGFTQVDWAQWGELALGSFSGLGAAALFTMTFTANIWACYAGYIVFKCLYMLLITIAMFQIATELSMERYALIFGANNFGALVLQTIITSVVVDGRGLGLGIIPQFIIYGSYFSAIAVIFFLRGVYTIMRVRQSHRDSTTAEEQPPSLKDSDTCPEQRL